Part of the Coriobacteriaceae bacterium genome is shown below.
CTTTGTCGACAACCAGCAGAAGGCCGTCCCCGACGAGTGGCTCGGTGAGCAGGACATCCTAGTCGACGATGACCGCTCCTACACCGTCGAGTTCGGCGATTTTGCCGTTACCTCCAAGCTCGTCAACATCGATGTGCCCGGTTACGACCAGCCCACCAAAAACCGCCTGCGCCTGTTCGACCTGGCGAGCGTCGACGACGGCCTGGTCCCCGGCAGCTCCATCGACTTCGACAAGACCGAGATCGCCAAGAACCTCACCTTGTTCCTCTATCCGGATGATTCCGATGAGCAGGGCCGCCTGCTTCGCATCTACCAGGAGTACTTCATGGTGAGCAACGCCGCCCAGCTCCTGATCGATGAGGCCGTCGAGCGCGGCAGCAACCTGCACGATCTGGCCGACTACGCCGTGGTCCAGATCAACGACACGCACCCCACCATGGTCATTCCCGAGCTCATCCGCCTGCTCACCACCGAGCACGACATCGAGTTTGACGAGGCCGTTACCATCGTGCGCTCCATGGTCGCCTACACCAACCACACGATCCTTGCCGAGGCGCTCGAGAAGTGGCCGCTCGCCAGCCTGCAGAAGGTCTCGCCCGCCATCGCCGACATCATCGTCAAGCTCGACGAGGTTGCCAAGGCCGAGCACGACGACCCGCGCGTCGCCATCATCGACGAGCACGACACCGTCCACATGGCCCACATGGACATTCACTTTGGCTTCTCCATCAATGGCGTCGCCGCACTCCACACCAAGATTCTGGAGGACACCGAGCTTCACCCGTTCTACGAGATCTATCCCGAGAAGTTCTCCAACAAGACCAACGGCATCACCTTCCGCCGTTGGATCCATGGCGCCAACCCCGCGCTCGCCAGCCTGCTCGACGATGTGATCGGCACCGATTGGCGCAGCACCGGCGACCTGAGCAAGCTCGCCGAATTCGCTAACGACAAGGATGTTCTTGAGCGCCTGGCCGCCACCAAGGCCGAAGCCAAGACCATCATGCGCCAGTTCATGGCGCTCGAGCAGGGCGTGACCATTCCCTCCAACGCCATCATCGACGTCCAGGTCAAGCGCATCCACGAGTACAAGCGCCAGCAGATGCTCGCGCTCTACATCATCTGGAAGTATCTCGACATCAAGAACGGCAACAGACCTAAGCATCCCGTCACCATCATCTTCGGCGGCAAGGCGGCACCTGCCTACACCATCGCCCAGGACATCATCCATTTGATCCTGACACTGTCGCAGTGGATCGCCAACGACCCCGACGTGGCCCCCTACCTGCAGGTTGTCATGATCGAGAACTACAACGTCACCGCTGCTGAGCGTGTGATCCCCGCCGCCGATATCTCCGAGCAGATCAGCTTGGCCTCCAAGGAGGCGAGCGGCACCTCCAACATGAAGTTCATGCTCAACGGCGCTTTGACCCTGTGCACGCTTGACGGTGCCAACGTGGAGATTGCCGAGCTCGTGGGCGACGAGAACATCTACACCTTTGGTGCCTCTTCCAAGCAGGTCGAGCAGCTCTACGCCGACGGCAGCTATGACGCCGGCGCGCTCTATCGCAAGCCCGGCATCAAGCTGCTGGTGGACTTCATCACCAACCCCGCCTTTATGGCGACCGGCAACGCCGAGCGCCTGCAGCGCCTGCACGACGACATCAAGGGCAAGGACTGGTTTATGGCCCTGCTCGACATTGAGGAGTACATCCAGACCAAGGAGCGCGTGCTAGCCGACTACGAGGACCAGGACGCTTGGATGCGCAAGGCGCTGATCAACATCGCCAACGCCGGCACCTTCTCGTCTGACCGCACGATCTCCCAGTACAACGACGAGATTTGGCACCTGAGCTAATTTCGTTTCCTTTACCCATCCTCTTGAAAGCGGAGTCGCGGCAACGCGGCTCCGCTTTTTGTGCCGATACGCCGGCCCGTGATTTGTCTCGACCAAACAATCTCGTTCTGTAACAGGTAGCTGCCGAAATCAGCCTCCCGTGTTACAGATCGAGATGAAAGGATAGGCAGCTCGATGCTGTCTCAATCTGTAACATCTAGACCCAATTTGGCCCTCCTCCTGTTACAGATCAAGACAAACCGGCAGATCAACGGCCCCAGCACAATCAAAACCACCCCTAAAAGGGGTGGTTTGCTCTTAGGGTATAACCCTTGGATTTCCGGCACGCGTCTAAAGGCGCCGGCCCTCACGGGGTTCGGGCCGCACTGCAGATTGACCCGTGGCGGGCCGGTCAAACCGGCGCTACTTGCGCCCCGGCCCCCTATCGAAGGGGTCCTCGTACTCCTTGACGCTCAGCCGGTCGAGCGCGATGTCGGCCCTCTCCTGCTCCCGGATGTACTTCGCGATCGTGGCCTCGTTCAGGCCGACGGTGGACACGTAGTAGCCCTCGGCCCAGAACTTCCTGTTGCCGAACTTGTACTTCATGTTCGCGTGCCTGTCGAATATCATCAGCGAGCTCTTCCCCTTCAGGTAGCCCATGACGCTCGCGACGCTGTACTTCGGCGGTATCGCCAGCAGCATGTGGACGTGGTCGGGCATCAGGTGCCCCTCGATGATCTCGATCCCCTTGTACTGGCAGAGCTTCCTGAAGATCTCCCCAAGGTCGGACCTTATTTGGTTGTAGATGACTTTGCGCCTATACTTCGGCGTGAACACGACGTGGTACTTGCACATCCACTTCGTGTGCGACAGGCTGTAGGCCTTCTGGGCCATACGCCACCACCGCCCTCTCGACTCGGATTCCTTGCGGCCTGAACAATCGCAAGTGTCCGGCGAGGGGGCGGCTTTGTAAAGCCGTTTGGCCCCACCCGCATAGCGGGTGGTTTCTGATGCGGCGCGCTGCGCGCCCCGCACAGGCTAAAGCCTGTAAAAGAAAGGCTCCCCTCTCGCCCAGTGGACGGGAGGGGAGTCTTATATGTGACCGCGGCAAAAGGATGGCAAAGCCGCAGTCGCCCAAAAGGAGGGCCTGATTGGATCGGGCCTAGATAAGGTTCTTGCCAGACACCTTATCGAAGAGATGGGTCGCGTTCTTCTCAAACTTGAACCAGATGGGGTCGCCCGCCTTGAGCGCACCCTTGGCCTCGAGATCGACGACGGGGATGATCAGGACAAACTGGCCGTCGGGAGACATCACATGAACGTGCTCGGTCGAACCCATGAGCTCGGTGACCTCGATGGTGCCCTGAAGCGCACCCTCCTCGCCCTTTTCGGCAAGCAGAATCTGCTCGGGACGTACGCCGGCCGTGATCTCCTTCACGTCGCCGCCGTCCCAATTAAGGGCGAGCTGAGCGCAGGTCTCGGGGGCCAGCGCGACATTCATGTCGTCGGTCTTGACGGTAAAGCCGTCGCCCGAGCGCACCAGCTGGGCATCGAAGAAGTTCATCTGCGGCACGCCGATGAAGCCGGCGACGAAAATGTTCGCGGGATGGTTGAAGACCTCCTGCGGAGTGGCGATCTGCTGGACAACGCCGTCCTTCATGACCACGATACGGTCGCCGAGAGTCATGGCCTCGGTCTGGTCGTGAGTAACATAGATGAACGTGCCCTTGATCTCGTGGCGCAGCTTGATGAGCTCGGCACGCATCTGGTTACGCAGCTTGGCGTCCAGGTTGGACAGCGGCTCGTCCATCAGGAAGACCTTAGGATCACGCACGATGGCGCGGCCGATAGCGACACGCTGGCGCTGGCCGCCCGAAAGCGCCTTGGGCTTGCGGTCGAGGTACTCGGTGATACCCAAGATCTCGGCAGCGGAGCGAACCTTGCGGTCGATCTCGTCTTTGGGGACCTTCTTGAGCTCAAGCGTAAACGCCATGTTCTCGTACACCGTCATGTTGGGGTACAGAGCGTAGCTCTGGAACACCATGGCGATGTCGCGGTCCTTGGGCGCCACGTCGTTGACGCGCTTGCCGTCGATGAGCACGTCGCCCGAGGTAATGTCCTCCAGGCCGGCAACCATGCGCATCGTCGTGGACTTACCGCAGCCAGACGGGCCAACGAGGACGACGAACTCCTGGTCGTGAACGGTGAGGTTGAAGTCCTCTACAGCGAGCACGCCATCCTCGGTAACCTTAAGGTTATGCTTCTTCTCCTCGGTCTTCTTCTTTTTGCCAAAGAAGCCCTTCTTTTTGGACTCGGTGTTGGGATACACCTTCTGAACATGTTTGAGAACGATCTCGGCCATGTCTTTACCTTTCGATGTGCGGCGCCGCGCTGAGGGGCGCCGCAGAAACTTGCAAAACAGTTACGGCATCAGCCCTTGACGGCACCTGCCACCACGCCGTCGATGATGTACTTCTGGCAGAGGATGTACATGATGACGATGGGGATAACAACCATCATGATGCAGGCCATCATGGGTCCGAGCTCGACGTGGCCGTAGCCACCGCGGAAGTACTGGATCAAGATAGGAATGGTCTTGTACTTGGTGGAGTCGAGCGTAAGGTAGGGCAGCAGGTAGTCGTTCCAGACCCACATGGTCTCGAGAATGCCGACCGAAAGATAGGTGGGCTTCATGATGGGAAGGACGATCTTAAAGAACACCTGGACCGGGTTGCAGCCGTCGATCATGGCCGCCTCCTCGATCTCGAGCGGGATGTTCTTTACAAAGCCGGCGAACATAAAGACCGCCAGGCCCGCGCCAAAGCCCAGATAGATAAAGCAGATGTTGAACGGCGTGTTAAAGCAAATGCGGTCCGCCAAATTGGACAGCGTGAACATGAGCATCTGGAACGGTACGACCATCGAGAACACGAACAGGTAATAGAAGAAGTTCGAGATCTTGCTGTTGACGCGAACCACGTACCAAGCGCACATGGAGCAGCACACCAAGATCAGCACGACCGACGTGACCGTGATGATGAGCGAGTACATAAATGCCGAGGCAAAGCCCTGCTCGTTAAGGGCGTGCACGTAGTTTGCAAGGCCGTTGAACGTCTCGGGCGTGAGCAGATCGAATGCCGTGGTGGTGCTGATTGCGGTCGCTTTCTTAAAGGAATTGAGCGCAATCATAAACACGGGGTAGATCCACGCGAGCGACAGGATCGTAAAGAAAATCGAGAGCGCGCGGTTGATAACCTTATCGCGTTTCATTACTGCTGCACCTCCTTGGACCTCGTGGCCTTAAGCTGAATCATGGAGATGGCTACGACCAGGATGCAGAAGATAACCGCCTTGGCCTGACCGATACCCTGCCATGCGATACCGGCACGCGAATAGAACGTGTTGTAGATGTTCAGGGCGAGCATCTCGGTGGAGTGCGCGGGGGCGCCGCCGGTAAGGGCGAGGTTCTGGTCGAACAGCTTAAAGCCGTTGGTGATGGACAGGAACAGGCAAATGGTGATGGTCGGCATCAGGTTAGGGATCTTAACCTTCCAAAACGTCTGCCATGCCGTGGCACCGTCGACCTTGGCGGCCTCGATGTAGTCGGACGGAATGGACTGCAGACCAGCGATGTAGATGATCATCATGTAGCCGACCTGCTGCCACAGGGTCAGGATGATAAGGCCCCAGAAGCCGGCAGCGGAGTTAAGGGCAATGAGCTGGGCGCCCACGTTGGAGAGCAGGCAGTTGATCAGAATCTGCCAGATGTAGCCCAGCACGATGCCGCCGATCAGGTTAGGCATAAAGAAAATCGTACGGAAGATGTTGGTGCCTTTGAGCGCCTTGCGGGTGAGCGCCTGCGCAATTGCCAGGGCGATCACGTTGATGAGCACCGTCGACAGGAAGGCAAACGCCACGGTAAAGAAGAACGACGTGGCAAACTGCGGATCGGACAGCGCGCGCACGTAGTTCGCGATACCGACAAAGTGCGCGTTGTTAATGGTAATAAACTGGCAGAACGAGAGATAGAAGCCCTGGATAAAAGGGATCACGAACCCGATCATAAACGCCAGGCACGTGGGCAGCATAAAGAGCGGCCACCAGCGCTTGAGTGCTTTGCCCATAGAAGGGTCCTTTCAATATGCAGGGGGCGGGCAAACCTACGTCTGCCCGCCCCCTGTCGCTAATCAGATAGCTTGGGCAGCAACTGCTTACTCGGAAGCAGCCTTCTCGGTCTTCCAGCCATCGACGAAGGCGTTCTTGACGCCGTCCCACTTGGTGTTGTCGGCAGCGTAGGCGATCAGAGCCTGCTTGAGGTTCTTCTTCCACTCCTCAGAGGGGATGTAGACGAAGTCCCAAGCGACGGTCTTCTTGCCGTCCTTGGCCATGGCAACGGCCTGCTGCGAGAAGACGTTGGTGGTCTCCTTGGCGCTCTTGAACGGAGCGGTCAGACCCATCTTGTCGGCGATGATGCTGGTCGGGGTGTCAGCGGTGACGCACCAGTACATGAAGTCCTCGGTGGCCTTCTGAGCATCCTCGGAAGCCTGGGAGCTCACGCACCAGTAGTTCTCGCCGCCGGAGCACAGGCCCTGGTTCTCCTCGCCGTCGACGCCGATGTAGATCGGCAGCATGCCGAGCTGGTCGTCGGTCATACCGGCCTTGGTGAGGTCAGCGTATGCCCAAGAGCCGTTCTGATAGAAGACGGCCTTGCCGGTTGCGAACTCGTTGGTGGCGTCGTCGCCGGTCTTGGAGGCAAGCTGCGAAGGATCGCAGGTGGAGTCGGTGATGTACAGGTCGAAAATCTGCTTGAAGTTGTCGAGATACTCGCCCTTGATCTCGTCGTCCTCCTGGTTGTGCTCCTTCTCGAACTCGTAGTAGAGCGGGAGGTTGGCGAGGTGGGTGGTGTAGCGCCAGCTGGAGGAGTCATCCATGCCGGCAGAAGTGAAGGCACCCTCAACGCCAAGCTCGTCCTTGCGGGCCTGGATGTCGTCAGCGCAAGCCTTCAGCTTGTCGAAGGAGTTGATGTCCTCGGCCTTGTAGCCAGCCTTCTCGAGCAGCTGCTTGTTGTAGATGATGCCGTAGCTCTCCTGGACCCAGTCGATACCCAGATCCTTGCCATCGGACTGCAGAGCCAGGGAGTCGTCAATGAGCTCACCGCGGAGCTTGGTATCGGACAGGTCGGCGCAGTAATCCTTCCAGTTCTTAAGACCGGTGGGGCCGTTGACCTGGAACAGGGTCGGAGCGGAGCTCTTGGACATCTCGGACTTGAGCTTCTCCTCGTAGGTGTTGGAGGCGGCGGTCACGATCTTGACCTCGACGCCCTTCTCCTCCTTGTACGCCTTGGCGATCTCCTTCCACTCCTTGTCGACCTCGGGCTTAAATTGGAGGAAGTAAACCTCGGCAGCGTCACCAGAAGCAGAGGAGCCGGAGCCGGCGGAGCCACCGCAGCCCACGAGACCCAGACCAAGAACCGCAGCCGCGGAACCAGCAAAGCCCAGGAACTGCCTTCTGCTCATTTCGTTCTTCATTACAATCCACCCTTTCACACCGTGGCGGCACCCTTTGCCGCCGCCTTCGGAGATTGGCTCGGGGACTTTGCCCCTTTTGCTGATTTGTACGATACGCTATTTGGCTACTTGTTTGAACAAGTATTACTAGAGCGGTAGAAAAACTTCGGTGAACGGTAATTTCAACTTGATACTTGACAAGTTTTGTATAAACAATTATTTGTTATCAAATGCAGAGAAAACGCCCGGTCAAGCCGATGCATCGTCGGTTTGACCGGGCGTTTTCGCTTTGAGGGCATGAGTCTCGTCAGGCTGCGAGCTAGCCGGCTATCGCTTGGAGTTGACGCGGTAATGGAAGATCTCGGGATGCGTGCGGGCATGCGTGACCTCGAACAAGATGCCGTCCGAGGTGTACGACTGGCTCTCCATGACGGCAACGCAGTTGTATTTACCGAGGTCAAGATAGCTGCAGTCCTCATCGTTGGCGAGCTCGACGCTCACTGTACGGCGACTCGCCATCACCTTGACGCCGCGTTTGTGCTCCAGATAGTCGTAAATTGACTTTGCGGCGATCTCGGGCGTCAGGCCCTTGGCGATTGACTCCAAAAAGTAACCATGGTCCACTTGGCGCGCGTTGCCGTTGAGGCTTCGGACACGCACCACGCGAATCAACTCCTCGCCCACCTTAAAGCCCAGGCGACGAGAGAGTTGCTCGGTGCAAATCAAATGCTCAAAAGACTTAACGTCCGTCGATGCAACGGCATTGTTGCGCTTTGCAAATTCGCCAAACGACTCGACTTCCTCGAGTGCGCCCAGCATGTCGGTTTCACCCTTGAGCCAAATAACGCGCACGCCCTTGCCGTGTATAGGCTGCACAAACATCTGGTCGGCCAGCATGCTCAAGGCGCGTCGAACGGTATTGCGCGTGCAGCCAAATTCCGCGGTCAGCTCGGCTTCGGTTGGCAGCATCTCCTGAAACGCATAAGTCCCGTTAATGATGCGCGAACGGATCTCGCGGTAGATTCCTTCGTAAATCGCTTTTGGCATGACTTCACCTCTAATGAATATGTATGGCTAGGCACGATAGCATTTCTTGAAGTTGTTTAAACCGATTATCGGCAAAGCGACAGGATTTAACCGTTGACGGTTTCTGTCACGCTCAAACCGGTTTCGCTCAAAACTGCCGGTATGACAATCGTCTGGTCCTCTACAATGAATCCATTGTTTAAACGTTTCACCACGCGCAACGCGCCTCGATATTCGGGAGGCAGAACATGCTGCAAAAAATCCAACGCTTTGGCGGGGCAATGTTCGCGCCCGCCATGTTGTTTTCCATATCGGGCCTTATGGTCGGCGTCTCCGCCCTCGCAACGTCTGCGGATATCGTCGGCGACCTCGCCGTATACGGAACCCCTTGGTACGTTTTTTGGACTATCATTCAGCGCGGCTCGTGGACGGTCTTTAAACGACTTCCGCTCCTTTTTGCCGTAGCGCTGCCCATCGGCCTTGCCCAAAAGCAACCGGCACGTTGTTGCCTCGAGGCGCTCGTGGCCTATTTTGCCTATTGCTTCTTTTTGAGCGAGATCATCAAGCTGAGCGGAGACAACCTTGGACTTAAGTACCCGTCGTCTTTGACCTCCGCTAGCGGCATCACCATCATCGACGGCATCAAGACGCTCGACACCGGCATTATCGGCCCGCTGGCGGTGTCGGCAACCGTCGTCGCCATCCATGACCGCTTCTACGATGTCAAGGTTCCCGATTGGCTCGGCACCTTCTCGGGCTCCTCGCTGGTCTACCTCATCAGCTTTTTTGCCGTGTTTGCCCTTGCCGCTATCTCGGCCGCCATCGTGCCCTCCGTATACGCTGTGACCGAAACACTGCGCCACGCACTTGCGGGCGTCGGCCCCTTTGGCGTGGGCATCTTTGTGCTTTTGGAGCGAGCGCTCGAGCCCATGGGGCTGCACCACCTGCTCTACATGCCGATCTACTACGACAACCTGGTCATTAACGACGGCATCTACGCCACGTGGAGCAGCTTGCTCCCCATCCTCTCCCATAGCACGCGCCCCCTTAATGAACT
Proteins encoded:
- the glgP gene encoding glycogen/starch/alpha-glucan family phosphorylase; this translates as MPQINLMELAEQSFGTSLEQLDDRRIYKLLVKLVQERSATCPLNNGKKKLYYISAEFLIGKLLINNMIDLGIYDEVKDQLTAAGHDLNKIEEFEVEPSLGNGGLGRLAACFLDSIATLGLTGDGVGLNYHYGLFRQRFVDNQQKAVPDEWLGEQDILVDDDRSYTVEFGDFAVTSKLVNIDVPGYDQPTKNRLRLFDLASVDDGLVPGSSIDFDKTEIAKNLTLFLYPDDSDEQGRLLRIYQEYFMVSNAAQLLIDEAVERGSNLHDLADYAVVQINDTHPTMVIPELIRLLTTEHDIEFDEAVTIVRSMVAYTNHTILAEALEKWPLASLQKVSPAIADIIVKLDEVAKAEHDDPRVAIIDEHDTVHMAHMDIHFGFSINGVAALHTKILEDTELHPFYEIYPEKFSNKTNGITFRRWIHGANPALASLLDDVIGTDWRSTGDLSKLAEFANDKDVLERLAATKAEAKTIMRQFMALEQGVTIPSNAIIDVQVKRIHEYKRQQMLALYIIWKYLDIKNGNRPKHPVTIIFGGKAAPAYTIAQDIIHLILTLSQWIANDPDVAPYLQVVMIENYNVTAAERVIPAADISEQISLASKEASGTSNMKFMLNGALTLCTLDGANVEIAELVGDENIYTFGASSKQVEQLYADGSYDAGALYRKPGIKLLVDFITNPAFMATGNAERLQRLHDDIKGKDWFMALLDIEEYIQTKERVLADYEDQDAWMRKALINIANAGTFSSDRTISQYNDEIWHLS
- the tnpA gene encoding IS200/IS605 family transposase, which encodes MAQKAYSLSHTKWMCKYHVVFTPKYRRKVIYNQIRSDLGEIFRKLCQYKGIEIIEGHLMPDHVHMLLAIPPKYSVASVMGYLKGKSSLMIFDRHANMKYKFGNRKFWAEGYYVSTVGLNEATIAKYIREQERADIALDRLSVKEYEDPFDRGPGRK
- the ugpC gene encoding sn-glycerol-3-phosphate ABC transporter ATP-binding protein UgpC, with the protein product MAEIVLKHVQKVYPNTESKKKGFFGKKKKTEEKKHNLKVTEDGVLAVEDFNLTVHDQEFVVLVGPSGCGKSTTMRMVAGLEDITSGDVLIDGKRVNDVAPKDRDIAMVFQSYALYPNMTVYENMAFTLELKKVPKDEIDRKVRSAAEILGITEYLDRKPKALSGGQRQRVAIGRAIVRDPKVFLMDEPLSNLDAKLRNQMRAELIKLRHEIKGTFIYVTHDQTEAMTLGDRIVVMKDGVVQQIATPQEVFNHPANIFVAGFIGVPQMNFFDAQLVRSGDGFTVKTDDMNVALAPETCAQLALNWDGGDVKEITAGVRPEQILLAEKGEEGALQGTIEVTELMGSTEHVHVMSPDGQFVLIIPVVDLEAKGALKAGDPIWFKFEKNATHLFDKVSGKNLI
- a CDS encoding carbohydrate ABC transporter permease, whose translation is MKRDKVINRALSIFFTILSLAWIYPVFMIALNSFKKATAISTTTAFDLLTPETFNGLANYVHALNEQGFASAFMYSLIITVTSVVLILVCCSMCAWYVVRVNSKISNFFYYLFVFSMVVPFQMLMFTLSNLADRICFNTPFNICFIYLGFGAGLAVFMFAGFVKNIPLEIEEAAMIDGCNPVQVFFKIVLPIMKPTYLSVGILETMWVWNDYLLPYLTLDSTKYKTIPILIQYFRGGYGHVELGPMMACIMMVVIPIVIMYILCQKYIIDGVVAGAVKG
- a CDS encoding sugar ABC transporter permease → MGKALKRWWPLFMLPTCLAFMIGFVIPFIQGFYLSFCQFITINNAHFVGIANYVRALSDPQFATSFFFTVAFAFLSTVLINVIALAIAQALTRKALKGTNIFRTIFFMPNLIGGIVLGYIWQILINCLLSNVGAQLIALNSAAGFWGLIILTLWQQVGYMMIIYIAGLQSIPSDYIEAAKVDGATAWQTFWKVKIPNLMPTITICLFLSITNGFKLFDQNLALTGGAPAHSTEMLALNIYNTFYSRAGIAWQGIGQAKAVIFCILVVAISMIQLKATRSKEVQQ
- a CDS encoding ABC transporter substrate-binding protein, producing the protein MKNEMSRRQFLGFAGSAAAVLGLGLVGCGGSAGSGSSASGDAAEVYFLQFKPEVDKEWKEIAKAYKEEKGVEVKIVTAASNTYEEKLKSEMSKSSAPTLFQVNGPTGLKNWKDYCADLSDTKLRGELIDDSLALQSDGKDLGIDWVQESYGIIYNKQLLEKAGYKAEDINSFDKLKACADDIQARKDELGVEGAFTSAGMDDSSSWRYTTHLANLPLYYEFEKEHNQEDDEIKGEYLDNFKQIFDLYITDSTCDPSQLASKTGDDATNEFATGKAVFYQNGSWAYADLTKAGMTDDQLGMLPIYIGVDGEENQGLCSGGENYWCVSSQASEDAQKATEDFMYWCVTADTPTSIIADKMGLTAPFKSAKETTNVFSQQAVAMAKDGKKTVAWDFVYIPSEEWKKNLKQALIAYAADNTKWDGVKNAFVDGWKTEKAASE
- a CDS encoding GntR family transcriptional regulator, with the protein product MPKAIYEGIYREIRSRIINGTYAFQEMLPTEAELTAEFGCTRNTVRRALSMLADQMFVQPIHGKGVRVIWLKGETDMLGALEEVESFGEFAKRNNAVASTDVKSFEHLICTEQLSRRLGFKVGEELIRVVRVRSLNGNARQVDHGYFLESIAKGLTPEIAAKSIYDYLEHKRGVKVMASRRTVSVELANDEDCSYLDLGKYNCVAVMESQSYTSDGILFEVTHARTHPEIFHYRVNSKR